Proteins from a single region of Hordeum vulgare subsp. vulgare chromosome 6H, MorexV3_pseudomolecules_assembly, whole genome shotgun sequence:
- the LOC123405616 gene encoding uncharacterized protein LOC123405616, which yields MVNIVFHEYAVAEDDPLPAIDGLRITGEAFPGKELQASGYSINGTTSCNFEWVRHLEDGSVNYIEGAKHPTYLVTADDVDSLLAIEVQPLDDRKRKGEIVKVYANEERKITCDPEMKELIKKILSVGHVSYEVLLPVRFIDMWEPAVLAIKREGYRIKSNGQCGVVITEKFQQATAVCFQKTISLKITL from the exons ATGGTAAACATCGTTTTTCATGAATATGCAGTTGCAGAGGATGATCCACTGCCAGCCATAGATGGGCTAAGAATTACAGGTGAAGCTTTTCCTGGAAAAGAACTTCAAGCAAGTGGGTATTCCATCAACGGGACCACGAGTTGTAATTTTGAG TGGGTACGCCATTTGGAAGATGGATCGGTGAATTACATAGAAG GTGCAAAACATCCCACATATTTAGTTACTGCTGATGATGTGGACTCTTTACTAGCCATAGAGGTCCAGCCTCTAGATGACCGGAAAAGAAAG GGGGAGATTGTGAAGGTTTATGCTAATGAGGAGAGAAAAATTACATGTG ATCCAgaaatgaaggagctcatcaagaAAATTCTTTCCGTTGGGCATGTGTCGTATGAAGTTCTACTACCT GTTAGATTTATAGATATGTGGGAACCTGCGGTATTGGCCATAAAGAGGGAAGGCTATAGAATCAAGTCTAATGGACAATGTGGTGTTGTTATCACAGAGAAGTTCCAGCAAGCTACAGCTGTATGTTTCCAAAAAACCATTTCCCTTAAAATTACTCTCTAG